A stretch of Cicer arietinum cultivar CDC Frontier isolate Library 1 chromosome 5, Cicar.CDCFrontier_v2.0, whole genome shotgun sequence DNA encodes these proteins:
- the LOC101507821 gene encoding uncharacterized protein isoform X1 has translation MEDSSFFNRMIGHLRGTCKYYTGYPKDLGPSRVIHFTSEREFVSLLHEGFPVVVAFTIRSNYTEHLDKVLEEAAAEFYPHVKFMRVECPKYPGFCISRQKTEYPFIEIFHSPSHAASQGRVADQNITKYNVKVLPVSVPLPLFRQIVAHIKYRILGEQILVQLRHQCLWI, from the exons ATGGAAGATTCGTCATTTTTCAATCGAATGATTGGTCATCTTCGGGGAACTTGCAA GTACTATACTGGTTATCCGAAGGATCTTGGACCATCACGGGTTATTCATTTTACCTCCGAGCGTGAGTTTGTCAGTCTCCTTCATGAAGGTTTTCCTGTGGTTGTTGCTTTTACTATCAG GAGTAATTACACAGAACATCTTGACAAAGTCTTGGAAGAAGCTGCCGCTGAGTTTTATCCACACGTAAAATTTATGCGC GTTGAATGTCCAAAATATCCCGGGTTTTGTATAAGTCGGCAGAAAACGGAGTATCCATTCATTGAAATATTTCATAGTCCATCACAT GCAGCTAGCCAGGGAAGGGTAGCTGATCAAAATATTACTAAATACAATGTGAAGGTCTTGCCTGTAAGTGTCCCCCTCCCCCTTTTCAGGCAAATTGTAGCACATATCAAATATCGAATACTTGGTGAACAGATCCTAG